A part of Paraliobacillus zengyii genomic DNA contains:
- a CDS encoding CgeB family protein, protein MKWIIKNPAPTDWRQDKWGDFHFGRSLMKYLERMGQKVETDYHGEWDNNKKADVVLVLRGKHPYTVKENDFNIIWNISHPEAVSLEEYASYDVVFVASETHATYLKERISVPVYPLLQCTDIEEFYEGDLDYHDREDFIFVGNTRNVKRPCVIWAADSGVPLKVWGRGWTEFLDKQFIVGNYIDNQKLGKLYSQSKIVLNDHWEDMKEFGFINNRIFDAIACGLPVITDYHESLYQLFGDKILYYNNEEEFQKCLEKVLLSYPKVKKDIDDLKDEVNKNFTFENRANVLIEMIKKHK, encoded by the coding sequence ATGAAGTGGATTATAAAAAACCCTGCACCAACTGATTGGCGTCAAGATAAATGGGGAGATTTTCATTTTGGTCGATCTTTGATGAAATATTTAGAAAGAATGGGACAGAAAGTTGAAACAGATTACCATGGAGAATGGGATAATAATAAAAAAGCGGATGTTGTGCTAGTATTAAGAGGAAAGCACCCTTATACAGTAAAAGAAAATGACTTTAATATTATTTGGAACATATCCCATCCTGAGGCAGTGTCTCTAGAAGAATATGCATCCTATGATGTCGTGTTTGTAGCTTCTGAAACACATGCAACTTATTTAAAAGAACGAATCTCTGTGCCAGTCTATCCCCTTCTGCAATGTACGGATATTGAGGAGTTTTATGAAGGTGATTTGGATTATCATGACAGAGAAGATTTTATTTTTGTTGGTAACACGAGGAACGTAAAAAGACCATGCGTAATCTGGGCAGCTGATTCGGGTGTTCCATTAAAAGTTTGGGGAAGAGGTTGGACAGAATTCCTTGATAAACAGTTTATAGTTGGTAACTATATAGATAATCAAAAGTTAGGAAAATTATATTCACAATCCAAAATAGTCTTAAATGACCATTGGGAAGATATGAAGGAATTTGGATTCATTAATAATCGGATTTTTGATGCAATAGCATGTGGTTTACCAGTGATAACTGATTATCATGAATCACTGTATCAGCTATTTGGTGATAAAATACTTTATTACAACAATGAAGAAGAGTTTCAAAAGTGTTTAGAGAAAGTTTTACTTTCTTATCCTAAAGTAAAAAAAGATATTGATGACTTAAAAGATGAAGTGAACAAAAACTTCACTTTTGAAAATAGAGCTAACGTTTTAATAGAAATGATTAAAAAACATAAGTAG
- a CDS encoding ABC transporter ATP-binding protein, which yields MSEIENKIVNREEVIKTEGLGVSFNSGYKKDDYKSKTISFLRNKNKKKENKLTWPLRDINLVAYKGEVLGIIGSNGSGKTTLCKVITGILQPDEGSINVKGKVSTLFSMGMGFNKDLTGRENVYLNGMMLGIDKVKIDLFFDEIHEFSGIGEFMEQPMKKYSSGMKARLGFSVAAHLDPEILILDEALNTGDAAFSKKAAIKIKELVQRAKIVIIVTHSHKYALENCDRLVWLEQGSIMSIGDPENIVKEYEATIPKKTAKPQRKLDLKKTNADIKDSVVINAENVSVEYKIKKRKFKALDNLNFTINEGEVVGIIGHNGAGKSTLCKTLTQIISPDHGVLTVNGETTALLSYGTGFNAQLNGTDNIYLNGMLLGIPIDVVKRNYENIVEFSELGKFINKPIKHYSSGMRARLGFSIAAILQPDIFIIDEALSTGDMAFRQKASEKIQGMMEQAKAVIIVSHSLGFVEKVCTRAILIEKGKIIADGESKEVVKAYRDKINDKKK from the coding sequence ATGTCGGAAATAGAAAATAAAATTGTTAATCGCGAAGAGGTCATAAAAACTGAAGGATTAGGTGTGTCATTTAATTCTGGTTATAAAAAAGATGATTATAAATCAAAAACCATAAGTTTTTTGCGAAATAAAAACAAGAAAAAAGAAAATAAATTAACATGGCCATTAAGGGACATTAATCTTGTCGCATATAAAGGAGAAGTTTTAGGGATTATTGGATCAAATGGTTCAGGTAAAACAACACTTTGTAAAGTGATTACAGGCATACTACAACCTGACGAAGGGTCAATTAATGTAAAAGGAAAAGTTTCCACCTTATTTTCAATGGGGATGGGTTTTAATAAAGATTTAACAGGAAGAGAAAATGTATATTTAAACGGTATGATGTTAGGTATTGACAAGGTCAAAATCGACTTGTTTTTTGATGAAATCCATGAATTTTCTGGTATTGGTGAATTTATGGAACAACCAATGAAAAAGTATTCTAGTGGGATGAAAGCTCGTCTTGGATTTAGTGTCGCAGCGCATTTAGATCCTGAAATATTAATTTTAGATGAAGCTTTAAATACTGGAGATGCAGCTTTTAGTAAAAAAGCTGCAATTAAAATCAAAGAACTTGTGCAAAGAGCAAAAATTGTAATTATCGTAACTCATAGTCATAAGTACGCACTGGAGAATTGTGATAGGCTTGTATGGTTAGAACAGGGTTCTATAATGAGTATTGGTGATCCAGAAAACATTGTCAAAGAATATGAAGCAACGATCCCTAAGAAAACCGCTAAACCACAAAGGAAACTAGACTTAAAAAAGACTAATGCAGATATTAAAGATTCTGTAGTTATTAATGCAGAGAATGTCAGTGTAGAGTATAAAATAAAAAAACGGAAATTCAAGGCACTTGATAACCTTAACTTTACAATAAATGAAGGAGAAGTTGTTGGGATAATTGGTCATAACGGAGCTGGTAAAAGTACGCTATGTAAAACTTTAACCCAAATAATTAGTCCAGATCATGGTGTTTTAACTGTTAATGGAGAAACTACTGCTCTTTTAAGTTATGGTACAGGCTTTAATGCACAATTAAATGGGACTGATAATATATATTTAAATGGTATGTTATTAGGTATTCCAATTGATGTAGTGAAAAGAAATTATGAGAATATAGTCGAATTTTCGGAATTAGGAAAGTTCATCAATAAACCAATAAAGCACTACTCTAGTGGTATGAGAGCAAGACTTGGTTTTAGTATAGCTGCAATCTTACAACCTGATATCTTCATTATTGATGAAGCACTTTCGACGGGTGACATGGCTTTTAGACAAAAAGCAAGTGAAAAAATCCAAGGAATGATGGAGCAAGCAAAAGCAGTTATAATTGTTTCACACAGTTTAGGTTTTGTTGAAAAAGTTTGTACTAGGGCTATATTAATCGAAAAAGGTAAAATAATTGCAGACGGAGAATCAAAAGAAGTTGTTAAAGCTTATAGAGATAAGATTAATGATAAGAAGAAATAA
- a CDS encoding glycosyltransferase: MTNKQKVVHLTTVHNPYDTRIYHKECRSLQEAGFDVSLIVPVSDDGIITDEQNVAIIPVKKYNSRLKRMIMSTFQVYRKAKQIDADYYHFHDPELLIVGWLLKNNNNHVIYDIHEDYYTSIMQKEYIAKPLRRFMGQVYNVMERFFSKKMDLCLAEKYYQEKYPRGKCILNYPKLNKKLIEHYNENKSKGNALIYTGNVSLDRGASIHSKIPLIDEEVEIHFIGKCPGQIAEVMYTNSKGNSDRLIIEGINRFVEREEIDAKYISKNWLAGLAIFPPTDHYMKKELTKFFEYMSVGIPIICSDFPVWRRFIEKYQCGITVDPSNPEAIRNAIDYIKKNPLEASRMGNNGKEAVMKELNWDLEEMKLVEWYKELMVKHEFKMQV, encoded by the coding sequence TTGACAAATAAACAAAAGGTTGTACATTTAACAACTGTACACAATCCCTATGACACTAGAATTTATCATAAAGAATGTAGATCACTTCAAGAAGCTGGATTTGACGTCTCATTAATTGTTCCAGTTAGTGATGATGGTATAATTACTGACGAACAAAATGTTGCGATTATCCCTGTTAAGAAATATAATAGTAGATTGAAGAGAATGATTATGTCTACATTTCAAGTATATCGAAAAGCAAAACAAATAGATGCAGATTACTATCATTTTCATGATCCCGAGTTACTTATCGTAGGCTGGTTGCTAAAGAACAATAACAACCATGTTATTTACGACATTCATGAAGATTACTACACCAGTATCATGCAAAAAGAGTATATTGCTAAACCACTAAGAAGATTTATGGGACAAGTGTATAATGTAATGGAGCGGTTTTTTTCGAAAAAAATGGACCTATGTTTAGCTGAAAAATATTATCAAGAAAAGTATCCAAGAGGAAAATGCATTTTAAATTATCCGAAACTAAATAAAAAATTAATTGAACATTATAATGAAAATAAATCAAAGGGAAATGCATTGATTTATACCGGTAATGTTTCCCTTGATAGAGGTGCTAGTATTCATTCTAAAATTCCTCTGATAGATGAGGAAGTGGAAATTCATTTCATCGGTAAATGTCCAGGACAAATTGCCGAAGTCATGTATACTAATTCCAAAGGTAATTCAGATCGTCTTATTATCGAAGGTATTAATCGTTTCGTTGAAAGGGAAGAAATTGATGCTAAATATATTAGTAAGAACTGGTTAGCTGGACTAGCTATATTTCCTCCAACAGATCATTATATGAAAAAAGAATTAACCAAGTTTTTTGAATATATGAGTGTTGGTATTCCGATTATTTGCTCTGATTTTCCAGTGTGGCGTAGGTTTATTGAAAAATATCAATGTGGCATAACAGTTGATCCGTCAAATCCTGAAGCTATCAGAAATGCTATCGATTATATAAAAAAGAATCCGTTAGAAGCTAGTCGAATGGGTAACAATGGTAAAGAGGCTGTAATGAAGGAATTAAATTGGGATTTAGAAGAGATGAAATTAGTTGAATGGTATAAAGAATTAATGGTAAAGCATGAATTTAAAATGCAAGTATAG
- a CDS encoding glycosyltransferase family 2 protein codes for MKKSLLRLSSDITQYILDNVLTVKQRNYFKKSFSEKQKSYIRSLMRKGNRRSAIEKIDNVKYKLYNLGFTSKAYEELKSLAFSPNDPLINRLASWEIALWHANQYSVEDAEKALRFLPIAIKGVKDKDLLRRAVILEVESYAILGQIELAEKKIKNAIKNKAHPDLFLAYANLNQSPSEKIKWINKAYRKYGIARIELQSLKASSTYDSLIVKGIKNNYKNSNIKISVIIPVYNAEAVVDTALTSIINQTWRNIEVLVVDDCSTDNTLDIVKKYQSEDKRIKLLKTKRNGGAYLARNLALKEAKGEFVTINDADDWSHPQKIQLQAEHLLKNKSIIANMSEQARATNDLKFYRRGKPGNYIFGNMSSLMFRREKVLNKVGYWDAVRFAADSEFIKRIKKSFGEKTVVEIATGPLSFQRQLNGSLTGNSFFGFPGFFMGARKEYLEAQLHYHANTEDLKYPFDYEQKRPFPVPRPMLPMKEKFTVKNHFEVILISDFRLDESPTKHNLNEINRYKQLGIKIGLVQLNQYNYPAKEEINTGIRDTVDGDLVQIIVYGEEVSCNHLILRFPTILLDYQKYIPSIDATNIHIVVEQKDTLEDNLTLYNQRIEEYFGKKGKWIPTNDKRIDSLLKYNAENFNLFTLSEDDRK; via the coding sequence ATGAAAAAATCTTTACTGCGTTTAAGTTCTGACATAACACAGTATATTCTTGATAATGTTCTCACTGTTAAGCAGAGAAATTATTTTAAAAAAAGTTTTTCTGAAAAGCAAAAAAGCTATATTAGAAGTTTAATGAGAAAAGGTAATAGACGTTCTGCAATAGAGAAAATAGATAATGTAAAGTATAAACTATACAACTTAGGATTCACTTCTAAAGCATATGAAGAACTAAAATCACTAGCGTTTTCACCAAATGATCCGTTAATAAACCGATTAGCGTCATGGGAAATTGCCTTATGGCATGCAAATCAGTACAGTGTAGAAGACGCAGAAAAGGCATTACGGTTCTTACCCATAGCAATAAAAGGGGTTAAAGACAAAGATCTCTTAAGAAGAGCAGTAATATTAGAAGTAGAAAGTTATGCGATTTTAGGGCAGATTGAATTAGCTGAAAAGAAAATTAAAAATGCAATTAAAAATAAGGCTCATCCAGATTTATTTCTTGCGTATGCAAATTTAAATCAGTCCCCATCAGAAAAAATAAAATGGATAAATAAAGCATATAGAAAGTATGGCATTGCACGAATAGAACTGCAATCTTTAAAGGCATCATCAACTTATGACTCTCTAATTGTGAAGGGTATAAAAAATAATTATAAAAATAGCAATATAAAGATCTCTGTAATTATTCCTGTCTATAACGCTGAAGCGGTTGTAGATACGGCCCTTACATCAATTATTAATCAAACATGGAGAAACATAGAAGTACTTGTAGTAGATGATTGTAGTACAGACAATACGCTTGATATAGTAAAGAAATATCAGTCTGAGGATAAAAGAATTAAGCTATTAAAAACAAAGCGTAATGGTGGAGCATACTTAGCACGTAATTTGGCTTTAAAAGAAGCTAAAGGAGAATTTGTTACAATTAATGATGCAGATGATTGGTCCCATCCACAGAAAATCCAGTTACAGGCAGAGCATCTTCTTAAAAATAAGAGTATTATTGCCAATATGTCGGAACAAGCCAGGGCTACAAATGATTTAAAATTCTATCGTAGAGGGAAACCAGGAAACTATATTTTTGGTAATATGTCATCATTAATGTTCCGACGAGAAAAGGTATTAAATAAAGTAGGCTATTGGGATGCTGTTCGCTTTGCTGCTGATTCAGAATTCATTAAAAGAATAAAAAAGAGTTTTGGGGAAAAAACAGTTGTTGAGATAGCAACTGGCCCTCTTTCTTTTCAAAGACAGTTAAATGGGTCTTTAACAGGAAATTCATTCTTCGGATTTCCAGGTTTTTTCATGGGGGCTAGAAAAGAGTACTTAGAAGCACAACTTCATTATCATGCTAACACGGAGGATCTTAAGTACCCGTTCGATTATGAACAGAAGAGACCGTTTCCTGTTCCAAGACCTATGTTACCCATGAAAGAGAAATTCACCGTTAAAAACCATTTTGAAGTAATATTAATATCGGATTTCCGATTAGATGAAAGTCCAACTAAACATAATCTAAATGAAATAAATAGATATAAACAATTAGGAATAAAGATCGGTCTTGTCCAACTGAATCAGTATAACTATCCAGCCAAAGAAGAGATAAATACAGGTATAAGAGATACTGTTGATGGTGACTTGGTACAAATAATCGTGTATGGTGAAGAGGTATCGTGCAACCATCTAATTTTAAGGTTCCCAACTATTTTGTTAGATTATCAAAAGTACATTCCTTCTATAGATGCAACAAATATTCATATTGTTGTTGAACAAAAAGACACTTTAGAGGATAACTTGACGTTGTATAATCAAAGGATAGAAGAGTACTTTGGAAAAAAAGGAAAGTGGATACCAACAAATGATAAACGCATAGATAGTTTATTAAAATATAACGCAGAAAACTTTAATTTATTTACTTTATCAGAAGATGATAGGAAATAA
- a CDS encoding ABC transporter permease, with protein sequence MRNYLLEMLKRKDLLIYLVKSGIKAENRDSYLGYFWWLLDPLLNVVVYYFLVVVILGRGGPDYPVYLVIGLVVWRWMSTTINASAKAITKYTTIINQVYLPKSIFPLALSSTQLFNFSFGLVVIAIFLGFFGIIPSWHIVLLPVIILIQLLLLIAISLFVSYICVFIRDIDNILSHIIRMFFYASPIIWESDRLAHLPDGFNLIISLNPVAILLNAYRDILMYHTVPDFTGLIVIGTLSVVTILLMLFYYSKNEHKIIKAL encoded by the coding sequence ATGCGTAATTATTTATTAGAAATGTTAAAAAGAAAAGATTTGCTAATATATCTTGTGAAGTCTGGTATAAAAGCAGAAAATAGGGATAGCTATTTGGGCTATTTTTGGTGGTTATTAGATCCACTACTTAATGTAGTCGTATACTACTTCTTAGTAGTTGTTATATTAGGAAGAGGTGGTCCAGATTATCCGGTATACCTCGTAATAGGTTTGGTTGTTTGGAGATGGATGAGTACAACAATTAATGCATCTGCAAAAGCAATTACTAAATATACAACGATTATTAATCAGGTATATTTACCGAAATCTATTTTTCCATTAGCTTTGTCATCAACGCAACTATTTAACTTCTCATTTGGCTTAGTTGTAATAGCGATATTTCTTGGCTTTTTCGGAATAATTCCTAGTTGGCATATTGTATTATTACCAGTAATAATATTGATACAATTATTATTGTTAATTGCCATTAGCTTATTTGTTTCCTATATATGTGTTTTCATTAGAGATATTGATAATATATTAAGTCATATAATTAGAATGTTCTTCTATGCTTCACCAATAATATGGGAAAGTGACAGACTCGCTCATTTGCCTGATGGATTTAATTTAATAATTAGTCTGAACCCAGTTGCGATTCTACTAAACGCTTACAGGGATATACTAATGTATCATACAGTTCCAGACTTTACTGGTCTCATAGTAATCGGGACTCTTTCAGTGGTTACCATTTTGTTAATGTTATTTTACTATAGCAAAAATGAACATAAGATCATTAAAGCACTATAA
- a CDS encoding glycosyltransferase: MNRFWEILIYPILEELDIRNVVEIGAQKGLHTKKILDYCIRKDAVLYTVDPLRIEEYEAWEKEHPENFSYIEELSLNALSKITEYDAVFLDGDHNWYTVYHELKMIEKTFSKGNFPLIFAHDIGWPYGRRDLYYDPENIPAHYRQAHKKGGIRLDSSQLVKDKGFNAHLHNSVYENTPKNGVKTGIEDFLNESEFDLVFEEVHGFHGLGILYEKTQKNMLIENVLESKKVHENIAEKLEKERLSYLVKTLNLKQKLEALEVVEIDNSQSNSEFEALENKANELLKQVNNKSDEIEQLNAQLSVLKEENDTHKDAQEKYSNLQRKVERLEKEFRKQSKKLELVYSSIKYQLGDILVSSLKSPKKFILLPYTVAKLVRRAYIRKKRRPAKKNNKSEKNPFKNLSDSVFYKTVNDICDSENETNFKRLIERSENELKKNIYNLKNEPLISIIMPTYNRGDVLDQSIKSVLEQSYTNWELLICDDGSTDNTEKTIAKYMDSRIRYFKLPWGGAAKARNHGLENAKGEYIAYLDTDNIWHPQYLLANLTKLIDNPGYYSIFNRYIDVYFHDNNYRVKTCKSLTFDYDNLMEKNFIDLNSFVHKRELYDHFGGFNEELPRRQDWDLVLKYTFLRDPLYIDQLLVIYRRNKEWNQISHVHSDDTSSQETIKSSLESYFKNGLPDKKNQESLPKITIISWDVSRNHFSKAYNIAESLSKTYTVQLLGFRFFEEEIFPPYKHETPDFKMTIFEGANFPDLFKMMSDALKQIDGDIIYAVKPRLTSLGLALLANYHLEKPIILEYNDLETVVSNPQKDKLVEKGKESTSMNFKDEELLTPYSLKWSTIVEKLSKDVPVTTTHNKTLDQYFGGNSFYIRNLKDEKHYDPNIYDRNKLRDELGFEKDDRIILFGGLVRKHKGIYELVKLLDKLDDDRYKLLFVGSRVTPDQKKLIEQYGDKIKVLPPQGRNEMAKINYASDLVILWLDPNIAASHYQMPYKFTDAIAMKVPVISNDISDLGDLSRQGYLRHADFGDFNQLKVVIKDIFNNEAETDKMVKKARNLYIRQFSYNAVKSNLNVIFDIAKKHNYKLQASKDFVDLFSEFYENTSKNEERSE; the protein is encoded by the coding sequence ATGAATAGATTTTGGGAAATACTAATATATCCTATACTCGAGGAATTGGATATAAGAAATGTTGTTGAAATAGGTGCCCAAAAAGGATTGCATACAAAGAAAATTTTAGATTATTGTATTCGTAAAGATGCTGTTCTCTATACTGTTGATCCATTGCGAATTGAAGAGTATGAAGCATGGGAAAAAGAACATCCTGAAAATTTTAGTTACATAGAGGAATTGAGTTTGAACGCTCTTTCTAAAATAACTGAATATGATGCTGTTTTTTTAGATGGAGATCATAATTGGTACACGGTTTATCATGAACTTAAGATGATTGAGAAAACATTTAGCAAAGGTAACTTTCCATTAATTTTTGCACATGACATTGGTTGGCCTTACGGTCGAAGAGATTTATACTACGATCCTGAAAATATTCCTGCTCATTATAGACAGGCACATAAAAAAGGAGGGATTCGTTTAGATTCAAGCCAACTAGTTAAAGATAAAGGTTTTAATGCACACTTACACAATAGTGTATACGAAAATACGCCCAAAAATGGTGTGAAAACAGGAATTGAAGATTTCTTGAATGAATCGGAATTTGATTTGGTTTTTGAAGAAGTTCATGGATTTCATGGATTAGGAATACTTTATGAAAAAACCCAAAAAAACATGCTAATTGAAAATGTATTAGAATCTAAAAAAGTTCATGAAAACATTGCTGAGAAACTGGAAAAGGAAAGACTTAGCTACCTTGTGAAAACATTGAATTTAAAACAGAAATTAGAAGCTCTAGAAGTAGTAGAGATAGATAATTCACAGTCAAATAGCGAATTTGAAGCTTTAGAAAATAAAGCAAATGAGCTACTAAAACAAGTTAATAATAAATCAGATGAAATTGAACAACTTAATGCTCAGCTTAGTGTCTTAAAAGAAGAAAACGATACACACAAAGATGCACAAGAGAAGTATAGTAATTTACAGCGTAAAGTGGAAAGATTGGAAAAGGAATTCAGAAAGCAAAGTAAAAAGCTTGAATTAGTGTATAGCTCAATTAAATATCAATTGGGAGATATATTAGTATCATCATTAAAATCTCCTAAGAAGTTTATTTTGTTACCATATACAGTAGCGAAATTGGTGAGAAGAGCTTACATTAGAAAGAAAAGACGTCCAGCAAAAAAAAACAATAAGTCTGAGAAGAACCCATTTAAAAATTTAAGCGATAGTGTTTTTTATAAAACAGTAAATGATATATGTGATAGTGAAAATGAAACTAATTTCAAACGACTAATCGAGCGAAGTGAAAATGAGCTTAAAAAAAATATTTATAATCTTAAAAATGAGCCCTTAATTAGCATAATTATGCCTACCTACAATCGTGGAGACGTTTTAGATCAATCGATAAAAAGTGTTTTAGAGCAGAGTTACACGAATTGGGAATTATTAATTTGTGATGATGGTAGCACCGATAACACGGAAAAGACGATTGCTAAATATATGGATTCAAGAATTCGCTACTTTAAATTACCATGGGGTGGTGCAGCAAAAGCGAGAAATCATGGTCTGGAAAATGCCAAGGGAGAATATATCGCTTATTTAGATACCGATAATATTTGGCATCCACAGTATCTACTTGCTAATCTCACTAAACTTATTGATAATCCTGGTTACTATTCAATATTTAATCGTTATATTGATGTATATTTCCATGATAATAATTATAGAGTTAAGACTTGTAAATCTTTAACTTTTGATTATGATAATTTAATGGAGAAAAACTTTATTGATCTAAATTCATTTGTTCATAAAAGGGAATTATATGACCATTTCGGAGGATTTAATGAAGAATTGCCAAGAAGGCAAGACTGGGATTTAGTTCTAAAATATACTTTCTTAAGAGATCCACTATATATAGATCAGTTATTAGTGATTTATAGAAGAAATAAAGAATGGAATCAAATTTCTCATGTGCATAGTGATGACACATCTAGTCAAGAAACAATTAAATCAAGCCTGGAATCATACTTCAAGAATGGCTTACCTGATAAAAAGAACCAAGAATCACTTCCTAAAATTACAATAATTTCTTGGGATGTGAGTAGAAATCATTTTTCCAAAGCTTATAATATTGCTGAATCGTTATCTAAGACGTATACAGTACAATTATTGGGCTTCCGATTTTTTGAGGAAGAAATATTTCCTCCCTATAAACATGAGACTCCAGATTTTAAAATGACAATTTTTGAAGGTGCAAATTTCCCTGATTTATTTAAAATGATGTCAGATGCATTAAAACAAATTGATGGGGATATCATATATGCAGTTAAACCAAGACTGACAAGCTTAGGATTGGCGTTATTAGCTAATTATCACTTAGAAAAACCTATTATCTTGGAATATAATGACTTAGAAACAGTTGTATCAAATCCACAAAAAGATAAATTAGTTGAAAAAGGTAAAGAGTCAACATCGATGAATTTTAAGGATGAAGAACTTCTTACTCCATACAGCTTGAAGTGGTCTACAATTGTTGAAAAATTATCAAAAGATGTACCGGTAACAACAACGCACAATAAGACTCTAGATCAATATTTTGGTGGGAATAGTTTCTATATTAGAAATCTAAAAGATGAAAAGCACTATGACCCTAATATTTATGACAGAAATAAATTAAGAGATGAATTAGGTTTTGAAAAAGATGATAGAATTATATTGTTTGGTGGATTAGTTAGAAAACATAAAGGAATATATGAATTAGTAAAATTATTAGACAAATTAGATGATGATAGATACAAATTACTATTTGTAGGATCACGTGTTACACCTGATCAAAAGAAATTAATAGAACAGTATGGAGACAAAATTAAAGTATTGCCACCTCAAGGAAGAAATGAAATGGCAAAAATAAATTATGCATCAGATTTAGTTATACTTTGGTTAGATCCTAATATCGCCGCTAGTCATTATCAGATGCCGTATAAATTTACCGATGCAATAGCAATGAAAGTGCCAGTTATATCTAACGATATTTCTGATTTAGGCGATCTATCTCGACAAGGTTATCTCAGACATGCAGATTTTGGTGATTTTAATCAGTTGAAAGTCGTCATCAAAGATATCTTTAATAATGAAGCAGAGACTGATAAAATGGTTAAAAAGGCAAGAAACTTGTATATTAGACAATTTTCATATAATGCAGTTAAAAGTAATTTAAATGTCATATTCGATATTGCGAAAAAACATAACTATAAATTGCAAGCTTCTAAAGACTTCGTTGATCTATTCAGTGAATTTTATGAAAACACATCAAAAAATGAAGAGCGAAGTGAATAG
- a CDS encoding glycosyltransferase family 2 protein: MRDEEQMPLISIITPTYNAEKYIDETIMSVIKQSYTNWEMIIVDDGSKDKTIDLIKSYQKDDNRINLTILPHNQGAGIARNTALKKAKGKYIAFLDSDDKWLPGKLKKQLNFMQENNIAFSFTEYDRMQNSDSGEKIIKRVHIPTNANYKQLLKKNVVGCLTVMIDTSLTGEITMNDIRARQDYALWLELTRKGFKAYGIQEVLAEYRVRGNSISSNKLKMARQNWMVYRKVEKLNIWKSIWYFSHYMILKMKEYFRYVT; the protein is encoded by the coding sequence ATGCGTGACGAAGAACAGATGCCATTAATATCTATCATTACTCCCACCTACAATGCTGAAAAGTATATCGATGAAACAATTATGTCTGTAATAAAACAATCTTACACTAATTGGGAAATGATTATTGTTGATGATGGATCTAAGGATAAGACGATTGATTTGATCAAAAGTTATCAAAAAGATGATAATAGAATAAACTTAACGATTTTGCCACATAATCAAGGTGCTGGAATAGCTAGAAATACAGCCTTGAAAAAAGCAAAAGGAAAATATATCGCCTTTTTAGACAGTGATGACAAATGGTTACCAGGAAAACTAAAGAAACAGTTGAACTTCATGCAAGAAAACAATATTGCCTTTTCGTTTACGGAATATGATAGAATGCAAAATAGTGATAGTGGAGAAAAAATAATTAAAAGAGTTCATATACCTACAAACGCTAATTATAAGCAATTGTTAAAAAAGAACGTAGTGGGTTGTCTAACTGTCATGATAGATACTTCATTAACAGGTGAAATCACAATGAATGATATACGAGCAAGACAAGATTATGCTCTGTGGTTAGAATTAACTAGAAAAGGATTTAAAGCTTATGGGATCCAAGAAGTATTAGCTGAATATAGGGTCAGAGGAAATTCAATATCAAGTAATAAATTGAAAATGGCCAGGCAGAATTGGATGGTTTATCGTAAGGTTGAAAAGTTAAATATATGGAAAAGTATATGGTATTTTAGTCATTATATGATATTGAAAATGAAAGAATATTTCAGATATGTTACCTGA